The Phyllopteryx taeniolatus isolate TA_2022b chromosome 7, UOR_Ptae_1.2, whole genome shotgun sequence genome has a segment encoding these proteins:
- the ccdc181 gene encoding coiled-coil domain-containing protein 181 isoform X2 gives MSEVVCTKSQEVYEDDFEKDLDWLISEESCSEQQGPDDEDIEADIDKELAEDEKQHKAKERSNNAEEQEDNEDRWPSPMDPLEVDSDRDSPNKSFLMTPPPLGVGEQTDEEKKYIREKIQQANRELRDQEAPNLSRGRRLQFKETLVTLVVPPLQFECDAGEADGTEMEVSGKLSELKLSPREEFTGGKRDEGLKEGRVLVEKDGRFDLVSLKEVENQGLLPPLAQEQPGSPRRSPTSVPSSRSPAGASSLFQKSDHLRAPRPPGRPSSACHSQRGGQRRGTKRRVQSATGTPSQATFKLSPQQKEMLHKTQERKEKIAREAEQRKLEEEEQKKQENELAFKAWLMRKREQLQQERRIRRAQEMERMTPRESSEPEEAFRLWLQRKQEQQQREKQLVQLRRLEEDGGYLLRSREECERAFKLWLTRKQVEKREEQRAARERARRLCAL, from the exons ATGAGTGAGGTGGTTTGCACAAAATCCCAGGAGGTGTATGAGGATGACTTTGAGAAGGATCTGGACTGGCTGATCAGTGAGGAAAGTTGCAGCGAGCAGCAA GGTCCCGACGACGAGGACATCGAGGCAGACATTGACAAAGAGCTGGCCGAGGATGAGAAACAACATAAAGCGAAGGAGAGAAGCAACAACGCCGAGGAGCAGGAGGACAATGAAGACAGGTGGCCCTCACCGATGGACCCACTTGAGGTCGACTCGGACAGAGACAGCCCGAATAAGTCCTTTCTTATGACGCCGCCTCCTTTGGGCGTGGGCGAGCAGACCGATGAGGAGAAGAAGTACATTCGGGAGAAAATCCAACAAGCCAACCGGGAACTGCGGGATCAGGAAGCTCCGAATTTGAGCCGCGGGCGACGGCTTCAGTTTAAAGAGACATTAGTTACGTTGGTGGTGCCACCGTTGCAGTTTGAATGTGACGCTGGAGAGGCAGATGGCACGGAGATGGAAGTGTCAGGGAAGCTGTCTGAGCTGAAATTGTCTCCTCGAGAGGAGTTTACCGGTGGGAAAAGAGACGAAGGGCTGAAGGAGGGAAGGGTCCTTGTGGAAAAAGATGGCAGGTTTGATCTCGTCAGCCTCAAAGAGGTGGAAAATCAAGGCCTCCTCCCTCCGCTCGCACAGGAGCAGCCGGGCAGCCCCAGGAGGAGCCCCACTTCCGTCCCCTCGTCTCGTTCCCCCGCCGGAGCTTCCTCTCTCTTCCAGAAGTCCGATCACCTGCGGGCGCCCAGACCTCCAGGAAGGCCCAGCTCGGCCTGTCACAGCCAAAGAGGAGGCCAGAGGAGAGGCACCAAGCGACGGGTGCAGTCGGCCACCGGGACGCCTTCGCAGGCCACGTTCAAGCTCTCGCCTCAGCAGAAGGAAATGCTGCACAAGACCCAGGAGAGGAAGGAGAAGATAGCCAGAGAG GCCGAGCAGAGGAAGCTCGAGGAAGAGGAGCAGAAGAAGCAGGAGAACGAGCTGGCTTTCAAGGCCTGGCTGATGAGGAAGCGAGAGCAGCTGCAGCAGGAGAGGAGAATCCGCAGAGCGCAGGAGATGGAGAGGATGACTCCTCGG GAATCCAGTGAGCCAGAGGAGGCCTTCAGGCTGTGGCTGCAGAGGaagcaggagcagcagcagcgagaGAAGCAGCTGGTGCAGCTGAGGAGGTTGGAGGAGGACGGCGGTTATCTTTTACGCAGCCGAGAGGAGTGCGAACGTGCCTTCAAGCT GTGGCTGACCCGGAAGCAGGTGGAGAAGCGGGAGGAGCAGCGGGCGGCTCGGGAGCGAGCGCGCAG actttgtgccctgtga
- the ccdc181 gene encoding coiled-coil domain-containing protein 181 isoform X1, translating into MSEVVCTKSQEVYEDDFEKDLDWLISEESCSEQQGPDDEDIEADIDKELAEDEKQHKAKERSNNAEEQEDNEDRWPSPMDPLEVDSDRDSPNKSFLMTPPPLGVGEQTDEEKKYIREKIQQANRELRDQEAPNLSRGRRLQFKETLVTLVVPPLQFECDAGEADGTEMEVSGKLSELKLSPREEFTGGKRDEGLKEGRVLVEKDGRFDLVSLKEVENQGLLPPLAQEQPGSPRRSPTSVPSSRSPAGASSLFQKSDHLRAPRPPGRPSSACHSQRGGQRRGTKRRVQSATGTPSQATFKLSPQQKEMLHKTQERKEKIAREAEQRKLEEEEQKKQENELAFKAWLMRKREQLQQERRIRRAQEMERMTPRESSEPEEAFRLWLQRKQEQQQREKQLVQLRRLEEDGGYLLRSREECERAFKLWLTRKQVEKREEQRAARERARRFVLEERRARRMRDLLCTASDARTFRFTDQLTCRF; encoded by the exons ATGAGTGAGGTGGTTTGCACAAAATCCCAGGAGGTGTATGAGGATGACTTTGAGAAGGATCTGGACTGGCTGATCAGTGAGGAAAGTTGCAGCGAGCAGCAA GGTCCCGACGACGAGGACATCGAGGCAGACATTGACAAAGAGCTGGCCGAGGATGAGAAACAACATAAAGCGAAGGAGAGAAGCAACAACGCCGAGGAGCAGGAGGACAATGAAGACAGGTGGCCCTCACCGATGGACCCACTTGAGGTCGACTCGGACAGAGACAGCCCGAATAAGTCCTTTCTTATGACGCCGCCTCCTTTGGGCGTGGGCGAGCAGACCGATGAGGAGAAGAAGTACATTCGGGAGAAAATCCAACAAGCCAACCGGGAACTGCGGGATCAGGAAGCTCCGAATTTGAGCCGCGGGCGACGGCTTCAGTTTAAAGAGACATTAGTTACGTTGGTGGTGCCACCGTTGCAGTTTGAATGTGACGCTGGAGAGGCAGATGGCACGGAGATGGAAGTGTCAGGGAAGCTGTCTGAGCTGAAATTGTCTCCTCGAGAGGAGTTTACCGGTGGGAAAAGAGACGAAGGGCTGAAGGAGGGAAGGGTCCTTGTGGAAAAAGATGGCAGGTTTGATCTCGTCAGCCTCAAAGAGGTGGAAAATCAAGGCCTCCTCCCTCCGCTCGCACAGGAGCAGCCGGGCAGCCCCAGGAGGAGCCCCACTTCCGTCCCCTCGTCTCGTTCCCCCGCCGGAGCTTCCTCTCTCTTCCAGAAGTCCGATCACCTGCGGGCGCCCAGACCTCCAGGAAGGCCCAGCTCGGCCTGTCACAGCCAAAGAGGAGGCCAGAGGAGAGGCACCAAGCGACGGGTGCAGTCGGCCACCGGGACGCCTTCGCAGGCCACGTTCAAGCTCTCGCCTCAGCAGAAGGAAATGCTGCACAAGACCCAGGAGAGGAAGGAGAAGATAGCCAGAGAG GCCGAGCAGAGGAAGCTCGAGGAAGAGGAGCAGAAGAAGCAGGAGAACGAGCTGGCTTTCAAGGCCTGGCTGATGAGGAAGCGAGAGCAGCTGCAGCAGGAGAGGAGAATCCGCAGAGCGCAGGAGATGGAGAGGATGACTCCTCGG GAATCCAGTGAGCCAGAGGAGGCCTTCAGGCTGTGGCTGCAGAGGaagcaggagcagcagcagcgagaGAAGCAGCTGGTGCAGCTGAGGAGGTTGGAGGAGGACGGCGGTTATCTTTTACGCAGCCGAGAGGAGTGCGAACGTGCCTTCAAGCT GTGGCTGACCCGGAAGCAGGTGGAGAAGCGGGAGGAGCAGCGGGCGGCTCGGGAGCGAGCGCGCAGGTTTGTGCTGGAGGAGCGGCGGGCACGGCGAATGCGCGACTTGCTGTGCACGGCCAGTGACGCCAGGACGTTCAGATTCACAGATCAGCTGACCTGTCGCTTCTGA
- the cpox gene encoding oxygen-dependent coproporphyrinogen-III oxidase, mitochondrial: MATIVLIKNTAQVTSRRCFLSKLKGLSKAGECHSSRYFHVSSLPLTTWSSRTAGVRFTSHGTAGRSAASGRSRRRGVLALSGAAAITAAVAGFMANVNHFQRAEMATLVPRAADDDDEEEGGDILMRCRGFMSPPVTDVAVLQDRKGEMCTRMEMLIMETQAAFCKALEEVDGGTFKVDRWERKEGGGGISCVMQDGKVFEKAGVNVSVVFGNLTEEAARQMKSRGKVLKGKDGMLPFCAMGVSSVIHPKNPHIPTVHFNYRYFEIEEEDGCKQWWFGGGTDLTPVYVNKEDAFHFHNTLKEACDKHHPQYYTDFKKWCDRYFYVRHRGETRGIGGIFFDDLDSPSQEEAFGFVKSCARTVVPCYLPIVYKHLHDPFTAQEKDWQQVRRGRYVEFNLVYDRGVKFGLATPGSRIESILMSLPLSARWEYMHEPDLGTREAEMLEVLRNPKEWL, encoded by the exons atggccacTATCGTACTCATTAAGAACACAGCACAGGTTACGTCGAGGCGATGCTTTCTTTCCAAGTTAAAGGGGCTTTCAAAGGCGGGAGAGTGTCATTCGTCACGGTACTTTCACGTTAGTTCGTTGCCACTGACAACATGGTCGTCCAGGACTGCGGGCGTACGGTTCACGTCCCACGGGACCGCAGGCAGGTCAGCAGCCAGTGGGCgaagcaggaggcggggtgtcCTAGCGCTGAGCGGAGCCGCGGCTATCACCGCAGCCGTCGCGGGATTCATGGCCAACGTCAACCACTTCCAGCGGGCCGAGATGGCGACTCTGGTACCCCGAGCggccgacgacgacgacgaggaggaggggggggacaTCTTGATGAGGTGCCGGGGATTCATGTCTCCTCCGGTCACTGACGTCGCCGTGCTGCAGGACAGGAAGGGCGAGATGTGCACCAGGATGGAGATGCTCATCATGGAGACGCAGGCCGCGTTCTGCAAAGCTTTGGAGGAGGTGGACGGTGGGACTTTCAAGGTGGATCGCTGGGAAAGAAAAGAAG GTGGTGGTGGGATCAGCTGTGTGATGCAGGATGGCAAAGTCTTTGAGAAAGCTGGAGTCAATGTATCAGTGGTGTTTGGAAACCTAACTGAAGAGGCGGCCAGGCAGATGAAGAGCAGGGGCAAGGTCCTCAAAGGGAAAGATG GCATGTTGCCATTTTGTGCCATGGGCGTGAGCTCCGTAATCCACCCCAAGAACCCGCACATCCCCACGGTGCACTTCAACTACAGATACTTTGAGATTGAAGAGGAAGACG GCTGCAAACAGTGGTGGTTTGGTGGCGGCACAGACCTGACTCCTGTTTATGTCAATAAAGAAGATGCATTTCACTTCCACAACACCCTGAAGGAGGCCTGTGACAAGCACCACCCACAGTACTAcacagacttcaagaaatg GTGTGACAGATACTTCTATGTACGGCACAGAGGAGAGACTCGGGGGATTGGCGGGATCTTCTTCGACGACCTGGACAGCCCCAGTCAGGAGGAGGCGTTCGGCTTCGTCAAGAGCTGTGCCCGCACTGTGGTGCCCTGCTACCTACCCATAGTCTACAAACACCTCCACGATCCTTTCACTGCCCAGGAGAAGGACTGGCAGCAGGTGCGACGAGGAAG GTACGTGGAGTTCAACTTGGTGTACGACCGAGGAGTGAAATTCGGCTTGGCTACGCCAGGATCCCGAATTGAGAGCATCCTCATGTCCCTGCCCCTCAGCGCAAG GTGGGAGTACATGCACGAGCCCGACCTTGGTACCCGAGAGGCCGAGATGTTGGAGGTGTTACGAAACCCAAAGGAGTGGCTGTGA